From the Actinomycetota bacterium genome, one window contains:
- the nadB gene encoding L-aspartate oxidase — translation MEIKKTFPRFLVNPSYYERIHDFSDCIIIGSGIAGLSTAIRLSNHIKVKIFTKSSLSESNTWYAQGGIAAAIKNPDNWKKHYEDTMVSGQGLCDSKAVKTLVKSAPEMIENLIEDGVAFDIVNGEIGLTLEGGHSSPRILHAGGDATGEEIEKKLIIYSKKINNIEFYLENFVLDILTSDDSVCGIIVLNSATGKIEIHPCSNIVISTGGIGQLYKITTNPVVSTGDGIAMSYRAGAEIKDIEFIQFHPTVFRTNDDKLFLITEALRGEGAFLRDTDGNRFMIGRHPLAELAPRDIVVKEMTIVMKKNRKDYVFLDATHIDKHLLNIRFPNIVKKLKENGLDLKKDLIKVSPAAHYLNGGIKTTLDGETNIRGLFACGETAATGAHGANRLASNSLMEGLVFGTRIYNRILKNIKDRNPSGNNRNSSAESEDFIKVIKKIIISEESKQQEGFYGADNKAELKKQKTAVSDDSAGKEVTDRIREKLRYFMTSRVGILREKERLEKVLVFADEHLENQSFYNRTDIETNELLNMFFVARLIIVSALLREESRGTHQRCDFPQTNDNNWKKHIIQKKNDIYFEPVN, via the coding sequence ATGGAAATAAAAAAAACATTTCCCCGTTTCCTGGTAAATCCTTCGTATTATGAAAGGATACATGATTTTTCTGACTGCATAATAATCGGCAGCGGGATAGCCGGATTATCCACTGCCATAAGACTTTCAAATCATATAAAGGTTAAAATTTTTACAAAAAGCTCTCTGTCCGAGTCGAATACCTGGTATGCCCAGGGAGGTATTGCAGCTGCAATAAAGAATCCTGACAACTGGAAAAAGCACTATGAAGATACCATGGTTTCCGGACAGGGTCTCTGCGATAGCAAGGCCGTTAAAACGCTTGTAAAAAGCGCCCCCGAGATGATTGAAAATCTTATTGAAGACGGAGTGGCTTTTGATATAGTCAATGGTGAAATCGGGCTGACCCTTGAAGGCGGTCATTCCAGTCCCAGGATTCTTCATGCAGGCGGAGATGCCACAGGCGAAGAAATCGAAAAAAAGCTTATAATATATTCCAAAAAAATAAATAACATTGAATTCTATCTTGAGAATTTTGTACTTGATATTCTCACATCTGATGATTCGGTCTGCGGGATAATAGTTCTTAATTCAGCTACAGGCAAAATTGAGATTCACCCGTGTTCAAATATTGTCATCTCAACAGGAGGAATAGGGCAGCTCTATAAAATCACAACAAATCCTGTAGTCAGCACCGGAGACGGTATTGCAATGAGTTACAGAGCCGGTGCCGAAATAAAGGATATCGAATTCATTCAGTTCCATCCTACAGTATTCAGGACAAATGATGACAAGCTTTTCCTGATCACTGAAGCGCTCAGAGGAGAGGGAGCTTTTTTAAGGGATACGGACGGAAACCGTTTTATGATAGGAAGACACCCTCTGGCTGAGCTTGCACCCAGGGATATTGTTGTAAAAGAAATGACAATAGTAATGAAAAAAAACAGGAAAGATTATGTATTCCTTGACGCAACACATATCGACAAACATCTGCTTAATATAAGATTTCCCAATATAGTCAAAAAATTAAAGGAAAACGGTCTTGATTTAAAAAAAGATCTGATAAAAGTTTCGCCTGCAGCACACTATCTCAATGGCGGCATAAAAACCACGCTTGACGGAGAGACTAATATCAGGGGTCTTTTTGCCTGTGGAGAGACTGCCGCAACAGGAGCGCACGGAGCAAACCGCCTGGCAAGCAATTCTCTTATGGAGGGCCTTGTTTTCGGAACAAGAATATATAACAGGATACTTAAAAACATCAAAGACAGGAATCCCTCCGGAAACAATAGAAATAGTTCAGCTGAATCAGAAGATTTTATAAAAGTCATTAAAAAAATTATTATTTCAGAAGAATCGAAACAACAAGAAGGATTCTATGGCGCTGATAATAAAGCAGAATTAAAAAAACAAAAAACAGCAGTCAGCGATGACTCTGCAGGCAAAGAGGTGACAGACAGGATAAGAGAGAAGCTGAGATATTTTATGACAAGCAGAGTCGGCATACTTAGAGAAAAGGAAAGGCTGGAAAAAGTACTTGTTTTTGCCGACGAACATCTTGAAAATCAGTCTTTCTATAACAGAACCGATATAGAAACAAATGAGCTGCTTAATATGTTTTTCGTCGCAAGACTTATTATAGTTTCAGCACTTTTAAGGGAAGAAAGCAGGGGAACCCATCAGCGATGCGATTTCCCTCAAACCAACGATAATAACTGGAAAAAACATATTATCCAGAAGAAAAATGATATTTATTTTGAACCCGTGAACTGA
- the nadA gene encoding quinolinate synthase NadA: MNKNIELIESINRLRKEKDAVILAHNYQIGEVQDIADFVGDSLELSIKASEVKKSTIVFCGVRFMAETAKILNPGKKVLLPDDGAGCPMANMISVKDVRKLRKEHPDAVIVCYVNSTAEVKALVDICCTSANAVKVVSSIPADREIIFIPDKYLGTYVMSRTGRKMIFWRGYCPTHIMINAKLLIQLKKDHPNAEILVHPECTPELTDIADKVLSTGGMLRYVQESSNTKFIIGTEIGMIHRLQKLNPEKTFYPAQKNTICPNMKLINLEKIMWSLEDSVYEINLPDEIIRKARTSLEKMQEFTG, encoded by the coding sequence ATGAATAAAAACATAGAGCTTATAGAGAGCATTAACAGGCTCAGAAAAGAAAAAGATGCAGTAATACTTGCTCATAATTATCAGATCGGCGAAGTACAGGATATTGCTGATTTTGTTGGCGATTCCCTGGAACTCAGCATAAAGGCATCTGAGGTAAAGAAGAGCACCATAGTATTCTGCGGTGTAAGATTTATGGCAGAAACCGCAAAAATATTAAATCCGGGCAAAAAGGTCCTGCTTCCCGATGACGGAGCCGGATGCCCTATGGCAAATATGATTAGTGTGAAAGATGTAAGAAAGCTCAGAAAAGAGCATCCCGACGCTGTAATAGTCTGCTATGTAAATTCAACAGCCGAAGTCAAAGCTCTGGTGGATATATGCTGTACAAGCGCAAATGCTGTCAAAGTAGTAAGCTCTATACCTGCCGACAGGGAAATAATTTTTATCCCTGATAAATATCTGGGCACTTATGTCATGAGTCGGACAGGAAGAAAGATGATCTTCTGGAGGGGATACTGCCCCACTCACATTATGATAAATGCAAAACTTCTTATTCAGCTTAAAAAAGATCATCCGAATGCAGAAATACTTGTTCATCCTGAGTGCACCCCCGAATTAACCGATATTGCGGACAAGGTCCTCAGTACAGGCGGAATGCTGAGATATGTGCAGGAATCTTCAAATACTAAATTTATCATTGGTACCGAGATAGGAATGATACACAGATTGCAGAAGCTTAATCCTGAAAAGACATTTTATCCTGCTCAGAAAAACACTATATGTCCGAATATGAAGCTTATTAATCTGGAAAAAATAATGTGGTCTCTTGAAGACAGTGTCTATGAAATTAATCTGCCCGATGAAATAATTAGAAAAGCCAGAACTTCTCTTGAAAAAATGCAGGAGTTTACAGGATAA
- a CDS encoding DNA topoisomerase I, producing the protein MRLIISEKEIAARRIAQILSDNGVKEEKVYGVPVHSFSFNNTDFKSIGLKGHILQVEFPPEYANWIKVPPQDLIDAALEKKPIEKRIIQALNKISGEAESIIIATDFDREGELIGYDAYDLLRNKFGEIPVQRARFSAITRKDIKNAFSNLDKLDLNLAFAGMARQDIDLIWGAVLTRFISLSSFQLREKFLSVGRVQTPTLAILVERELEIKNFVSVPYWQIKAVLEKQNGDRFEAFYYKKKILDEKEAQKIFDKVGDKGSISAIKEVTRSIKPPAPLNTTGLIVAASSMGFSAQKTINTSESLYINGFISYPRTDNTVYPSTIDLRDTISNLKNNKDFKEMFDAVLSQKKLKPTRGMKKTTDHPPIYPVASADRKDLNSDEWKLYELIVRRFACTLLPEASVKSMAVNIDINGFKFIANGSTMLDEGWTKFYPYYKHAEVVLPDLEKGEDLSVAKKEINAKETKPPTRYSQGRLVEKMEESNLGTKATRHSIIQNLISRGYVKGNPLEATNKAIAVISALKDYASRITTPDMTSELEMDMDAITKGELEKSEVVDISKNKLKEIMKILIEKKKEIGKAIKDGIKGDEIVGKCQSPDCGGNLIIRMSNKTRKKFIGCSNYPECTQSFSMPQNGLVLTTDSACKTCSYPVIRVIRKGRKPWNLCINPECPSKNESYKNNKNKGSDKKTD; encoded by the coding sequence TTGAGACTGATAATAAGCGAAAAGGAAATAGCAGCAAGAAGAATTGCGCAGATCCTTTCAGACAATGGAGTAAAAGAAGAAAAAGTATATGGTGTTCCTGTCCATTCCTTTTCTTTTAATAATACAGACTTTAAATCAATAGGGCTTAAAGGACATATTCTTCAGGTTGAATTTCCCCCGGAATATGCAAACTGGATAAAAGTGCCTCCCCAGGATCTTATTGATGCAGCTCTTGAAAAAAAGCCGATCGAAAAAAGGATAATTCAGGCTTTAAATAAAATTTCAGGCGAGGCGGAAAGCATAATAATCGCAACAGACTTTGACAGGGAAGGAGAGCTTATCGGTTATGATGCTTATGATCTTTTGAGAAACAAATTCGGGGAAATACCTGTGCAGAGAGCAAGGTTTTCGGCAATCACCCGGAAAGACATAAAAAATGCATTTTCAAATCTGGACAAGCTGGATTTAAATCTTGCCTTTGCAGGAATGGCAAGGCAGGATATCGATCTTATATGGGGCGCTGTTCTCACCAGGTTTATCTCTCTTTCATCTTTTCAGCTCAGGGAAAAATTTCTTTCTGTAGGAAGGGTTCAGACGCCCACCCTGGCTATTCTGGTGGAAAGAGAGCTGGAGATAAAAAATTTTGTTTCAGTACCTTACTGGCAGATTAAGGCGGTTCTTGAAAAACAGAACGGAGACAGATTTGAAGCTTTTTATTATAAGAAAAAAATACTTGATGAAAAAGAAGCGCAGAAAATATTTGATAAAGTCGGGGACAAAGGCAGTATTTCTGCAATAAAAGAAGTTACCAGATCAATAAAACCACCGGCTCCGCTGAATACCACCGGTCTTATAGTTGCTGCGAGCTCTATGGGATTTTCCGCACAGAAAACAATAAATACCTCGGAAAGTCTTTATATAAATGGTTTCATTAGCTATCCGAGAACAGATAATACGGTGTATCCTTCAACAATAGATTTAAGAGATACTATTTCAAATCTAAAAAACAATAAGGACTTTAAGGAGATGTTTGATGCAGTTCTTTCACAGAAGAAACTGAAGCCTACAAGAGGGATGAAAAAAACCACTGATCATCCTCCCATATATCCTGTAGCATCTGCAGACAGAAAGGACTTAAATAGTGATGAATGGAAACTTTATGAGCTTATTGTAAGAAGATTTGCATGCACGCTTCTCCCGGAAGCTTCAGTCAAGAGCATGGCTGTAAATATCGATATAAACGGTTTTAAATTCATTGCAAACGGTTCGACAATGCTTGATGAGGGTTGGACAAAATTTTATCCATACTATAAGCATGCGGAGGTGGTTTTGCCGGACCTGGAAAAGGGAGAGGATCTTTCTGTAGCAAAAAAAGAGATAAATGCAAAAGAAACAAAACCGCCGACAAGATATTCCCAGGGCAGGCTTGTTGAAAAGATGGAAGAGTCCAATCTTGGCACAAAAGCAACAAGGCACTCGATTATACAAAATCTGATAAGCAGGGGATATGTAAAAGGCAATCCTCTTGAGGCGACGAACAAAGCTATTGCAGTAATAAGCGCATTGAAGGATTATGCATCAAGGATTACAACTCCTGATATGACGTCTGAACTTGAAATGGATATGGATGCCATAACAAAAGGCGAGCTTGAAAAGTCGGAAGTGGTAGATATCTCAAAAAATAAATTAAAGGAAATAATGAAAATCCTTATTGAGAAGAAAAAGGAGATCGGGAAAGCAATAAAGGATGGTATCAAAGGTGATGAAATAGTTGGAAAATGCCAGTCTCCGGACTGCGGCGGCAATCTTATAATAAGGATGTCAAATAAAACCAGGAAAAAATTTATCGGCTGCTCCAATTATCCTGAGTGCACACAGTCTTTTTCAATGCCTCAGAACGGGCTTGTGCTGACAACTGATTCCGCATGCAAAACGTGCAGTTATCCGGTTATCAGAGTTATCAGAAAGGGCAGAAAGCCCTGGAATTTATGCATAAATCCGGAATGTCCGTCAAAAAATGAAAGTTATAAAAATAACAAAAATAAAGGGTCAGATAAAAAGACTGATTAA